From Hydra vulgaris chromosome 15, alternate assembly HydraT2T_AEP, one genomic window encodes:
- the LOC136072153 gene encoding calcium/calmodulin-dependent protein kinase type IV-like: MGCSLSKENETYKKENDKIYPEIKFESKSVFTDIEKGLVEENESTPKYKTKIDSRVSAKYNINALIGKGTFSDVLRVESKTSKEPYAIKVVHIQNKESKELIESELEVLNKILHRFIIKLHEVIVSNKITYLVMELATGGELYDRIRSYGYLDEKMACNITQMLVEGVEYLHYSGITHRDLKPENILFYHPGVNSKILITDFGFAKYKEIEILDQNPLTTWCGTPEYIAPELLQKKPYGTKVDMWSLGVIVYVMLSGHLPFNADSTPKLFSHIMSGTYSYTREVWSTVSQSSKNFIDQLLCVDPVKRYDATAASNHNWMSTFPALYKPKSFRHSQISASKLKTKTSYKFREDSIQPYFRKLSTDQHLPENDRAKFEMSVINNSLNSSLKQKNGLILPVSGAFNDKVITKEKILDDVSSMSPSNIDSMIATEDTNSIPSNLGLLYEYFDQFNSTDDPVIREQIRSKYLNSLLSKTDVTVPVQCAKKTNDSRSFLRRNSKREQRVQEQFANINEDSEDEENLSNNSNHLKFTKRDSTFSKKTEVSSNSLKSSYIPIETINAGYIEKVGVWLSGQNEDTTDISHQKYKPTELNLFSTRRTSSARSNLTLSDHSNQSSAFSRFLLPNSSFKQNLKNPEISLIDRNYMTFLSEA, translated from the exons ATGGGTTGTTCTCTATCTAAAGAAAACGAGacatacaaaaaagaaaatgataaaatatacccTGAAATCAAATTTGAATCAAAAAGTGTCTTTACAGATATAGAAAAAGGACTTGTAGAAGAAAACGAAAGCACacctaaatataaaacaaaaattgattctAGAGTTTctgcaaaatataatattaatgcaCTTATTGGTAAAGGCACATTTAGTGATGTACTGAGAGTTGAAAGTAAAACTTCTAAAGAGCCATATGCAATTAAAGTTGTACATATTCAAAATAAAGAATCTAAAGAACTAATAGAATCTGAGCTAGAagtactaaataaaattttacataggTTCATCATAAAGTTACATGAGgttattgtttcaaataaaattacatacttAGTTATGGAGTTAGCAACTGGAGGTGAACTTTATGATCGAATTAGGAGCTATGGttatttagatgaaaaaatGGCTTGTAATATTACTCAAATGCTTGTCGAAGGCGTAGAGTATTTGCATTATAGTGGGATTACACATAGAGACTTAAAACctgagaatattttattttatcacccTGGagtaaattctaaaattttaattacagaCTTTGGGTTTGCAAAGTACAAGGAAATAGAAATACTTGATCAGAATCCATTAACAACATGGTGTGGTACACCTGAGTATATTGCACCAGAACTTCTTCAAAAGAAACCTTATGGAACAAAAGTAGATATGTGGTCATTAGGTGTTATAGTTTATGTTATGTTAAGTGGACATCTTCCTTTTAATGCCGATAGTACACCAAAACTTTTTAGTCATATTATGTCAGGAACATATTCATATACTAGAGAG gtcTGGTCAACTGTTTCTCAATcatctaaaaactttattgatcaATTACTGTGTGTAGATCCAGTTAAGCGATATGATGCTACTGCAGCTTCCAACCATAATTGGATGTCAACATTTCCTGCATTGTATAAACCAAAATCATTTCGGCATTCTCAAATTAGTGCGTCAAAACTAAAAACGAAAACGTCTTATAAGTTTAGAGAGGATTCAATACAGCCATATTTTCGCAAACTATCAACTGATCAACACCTGCCTGAAAATGATCGGGCAAAATTTGAAATGTctgtaataaataattctttgaattccagtttgaaacaaaaaaatggtcTTATACTTCCTGTTTCAGGTGCCTTTAATGACAAAGTGattactaaagaaaaaatattagatgATGTTAGTTCAATGTCTCCAAGCAACATAGACTCTATGATAGCTACAGAGGATACAAACTCTATCCCAAGTAATCTTGGCTTACTTTATGAATATTTTGACCAATTTAACTCAACCGATGATCCTGTGATTAGGGAACAAATCAGAAGTAAGTATTTAAATTCACTTTTAAGTAAAACTGATGTAACAGTACCTGTCCAATGTGCAAAGAAAACTAATGACTCTCGTAGTTTTCTACGTCGAAATAGCAAGAGAGAGCAACGTGTTCAAGAACAGTTTGCTAATATTAATGAAGATTCAGAAGATGAAGAAAATCTTTCTAATAATTCTAATCATTTGAAGTTTACCAAGCGGGATTCgactttttccaaaaaaacagaagtttcttcaaattctttaaaatcGTCCTATATTCCTATAGAAACTATTAATGCAGGTTATATTGAAAAGGTTGGGGTATGGTTAAGCGGACAAAATGAAGACACTACAGATATTTCCCACCAGAAATATAAACCTACAGAACTCAATTTGTTTTCCACAAGGCGAACATCTTCTGCACGAAGTAATTTAACATTGAGTGATCATTCTAATCAAAGTAGTGCTTTTAGTAGATTTCTTCTTCCAAATtcatcatttaaacaaaatttaaaaaacccaGAAATATCTTTGATAGATAGAAACTATATGACTTTTTTATCAGAAGCTTAA